A genomic region of Candidatus Zixiibacteriota bacterium contains the following coding sequences:
- the dcd gene encoding dCTP deaminase gives MAIKSDRWIKNMALTHRMIEPFADRQVREGVISFGVSSYGYDMRVADEFKVFTNVNTTVVDPKNFDPNAFVEVQRNVCTIPPNSFALARSVEYFRIPRQILTICVGKSTYARCGIIVNVTPFEPEWEGFVTLEISNTTPLPAKIYANEGIAQVLFFESDEMCEVSYADKKGKYQAQQGITVPRL, from the coding sequence ATGGCCATCAAATCCGATCGCTGGATCAAGAACATGGCGTTGACGCACCGCATGATCGAACCGTTCGCCGACCGCCAGGTCCGCGAGGGGGTGATTTCGTTCGGGGTATCGTCCTATGGATATGATATGCGCGTGGCGGATGAGTTCAAGGTATTCACAAATGTGAATACCACCGTCGTCGACCCGAAGAATTTCGACCCGAACGCCTTCGTTGAGGTGCAGCGCAACGTCTGTACGATCCCGCCCAACTCCTTTGCCCTGGCGCGGTCCGTCGAGTACTTCCGCATTCCCCGGCAGATTCTGACGATCTGCGTGGGGAAGTCGACCTATGCCCGCTGCGGCATTATCGTCAATGTGACCCCGTTCGAGCCGGAGTGGGAAGGATTCGTGACGCTGGAGATCTCCAACACCACGCCACTGCCCGCCAAGATCTACGCCAACGAGGGAATCGCGCAGGTGCTCTTCTTTGAATCGGATGAAATGTGTGAAGTCTCTTACGCCGACAAGAAGGGGAAGTACCAGGCCCAGCAGGGGATCACCGTACCGCGATTGTGA
- the folE gene encoding GTP cyclohydrolase I FolE: protein MRRPDARGRRSGTAPRERRTTMALTDTIRTLLMELGEDPDREGLCKTPQRVAESWRFLTRGYTEDATAIVNDALFLEENKEMVVVRDVDFFSMCEHHLLPFFGKCHIAYIPDHKIIGLSKLARLVEMFSRRLQVQERLTKQIADTIAAALEPLGVAVVMEAEHLCMQMRGVEKQNSVAVTSTMLGVFKDSAVTRGEFLELIRRPYAKTW, encoded by the coding sequence GTGAGGCGACCTGATGCCCGGGGTCGAAGATCCGGAACCGCACCGCGCGAGAGGAGAACGACGATGGCGCTGACCGATACGATTCGGACGTTACTGATGGAGCTCGGCGAAGACCCCGACCGCGAGGGGCTATGCAAGACACCGCAGCGCGTCGCCGAGTCATGGCGTTTTCTCACCCGCGGCTACACGGAGGACGCGACGGCGATCGTCAATGACGCCCTCTTCCTCGAAGAGAACAAGGAGATGGTGGTGGTGCGCGACGTCGATTTCTTCAGTATGTGCGAGCACCATCTGCTGCCGTTCTTCGGCAAGTGCCACATCGCCTACATTCCCGATCACAAAATCATCGGCCTGTCGAAGCTGGCGCGCCTGGTGGAGATGTTCTCGCGTCGTCTGCAGGTGCAGGAGCGGTTGACCAAACAGATCGCCGACACGATCGCCGCCGCATTGGAGCCGCTCGGCGTCGCCGTGGTGATGGAGGCGGAGCATTTGTGCATGCAGATGCGCGGCGTGGAGAAGCAGAACTCGGTGGCGGTCACCTCGACGATGCTGGGCGTGTTCAAGGACAGCGCGGTCACGCGCGGCGAGTTTCTCGAATTGATTCGCCGACCGTACGCCAAGACATGGTAG
- a CDS encoding 6-carboxytetrahydropterin synthase encodes MNGKKRRMFALARRYRYAAAHTLRSPRLSAAENVQLYGPCAHPSGHGHDYQVEVILTADALRDDVLFGHGQLDDLVAEHVTPRLAYRDLDSGFGPEFITTGENLAAAIHGMLRPHVPGMLDVSIHLVETEKNSFAFHGEAT; translated from the coding sequence ATGAACGGGAAGAAACGACGAATGTTCGCATTGGCCAGGCGATATCGATACGCGGCCGCGCACACGCTGCGTTCGCCCCGATTGTCGGCGGCGGAGAATGTGCAGTTGTATGGCCCGTGCGCCCACCCTTCGGGCCATGGGCATGACTATCAAGTCGAGGTGATCCTGACCGCTGACGCACTACGGGATGATGTGTTGTTCGGCCACGGTCAGTTGGATGACCTGGTGGCGGAACATGTGACGCCGCGCCTGGCGTACCGCGATCTGGATTCGGGTTTCGGGCCGGAGTTCATCACGACCGGTGAAAACCTGGCGGCGGCCATTCATGGCATGCTGCGGCCGCATGTTCCCGGCATGTTGGACGTGTCAATCCACTTGGTCGAGACCGAGAAGAACTCGTTCGCGTTCCACGGTGAGGCGACCTGA